In one Paraburkholderia azotifigens genomic region, the following are encoded:
- a CDS encoding NAD(P)/FAD-dependent oxidoreductase, with the protein MESFDIAVIGAGAAGMMCAAVAGQLGRRVVLIDHAQRLAEKIRISGGGRCNFTNLYAGPANYLSSNPHFCRSALARYTPRDFMALLKQHRVTWHEKHKGQLFCDQSSDAVIDVLKSECDAGNIAWRRPLAVEQVRHSDPDGFVLDTHAGPIRARALVIATGGLSIPKIGATDFGYRIAKQFGHKLIDTRPALVPLTFAAADWQPFSELSGVSLEVHLATGAKKTGGEFIEDLLLTHRGLSGPGVLQISSYWQPGEPVHINLLPEQDAVAALLEAKGTTKRQIGSLLAEWVPTRLAHVWLQTHGVPAEARLADLPDKALRRVGEALSRWTLTPSGTEGYKKAEVTRGGVDTRELSSATMMSARVPGLYFVGEAVDVTGWLGGYNFQWAWASGVAAGQAAAEFTGGA; encoded by the coding sequence ATGGAATCCTTCGATATCGCCGTAATCGGCGCGGGCGCGGCGGGCATGATGTGCGCAGCGGTGGCGGGGCAGCTCGGCCGGCGCGTCGTGCTGATCGACCACGCGCAGCGGCTCGCCGAGAAAATCCGCATCTCGGGCGGCGGCCGCTGCAACTTCACGAATCTGTACGCCGGACCCGCCAACTATCTGTCGTCGAATCCGCATTTCTGCCGCTCCGCGCTGGCGCGCTACACGCCGCGCGATTTCATGGCGCTGCTCAAGCAGCATCGCGTGACGTGGCACGAGAAGCACAAGGGCCAGCTGTTCTGCGACCAGTCGAGCGATGCCGTCATCGATGTGCTCAAGAGCGAGTGCGACGCGGGCAACATCGCGTGGCGCCGGCCGCTCGCCGTCGAGCAGGTGCGCCACAGCGATCCCGACGGCTTCGTGCTCGATACCCACGCCGGTCCGATCCGCGCGCGCGCGCTCGTGATCGCGACGGGCGGGCTGTCGATTCCGAAAATCGGCGCGACCGATTTCGGCTACCGCATCGCCAAACAGTTCGGCCACAAGCTGATCGACACGCGTCCAGCGCTCGTGCCGCTGACGTTCGCAGCCGCCGACTGGCAGCCGTTTTCGGAGCTGTCGGGCGTGTCGCTGGAGGTGCATCTGGCGACGGGCGCGAAGAAAACGGGCGGCGAGTTCATCGAAGATCTGCTGCTCACGCATCGCGGGCTGTCGGGCCCCGGTGTGCTGCAGATTTCGAGTTACTGGCAGCCGGGCGAGCCCGTGCATATCAATCTGCTGCCCGAGCAGGACGCCGTCGCCGCGCTGCTGGAGGCGAAGGGCACGACGAAGCGCCAGATCGGCAGCCTGCTCGCCGAATGGGTGCCGACGCGCCTCGCGCACGTCTGGCTGCAGACACACGGCGTGCCCGCCGAAGCGCGTCTTGCCGATCTTCCCGACAAGGCGCTGCGCCGGGTCGGAGAGGCGCTGTCGCGCTGGACGCTCACGCCGAGCGGTACCGAAGGCTACAAGAAGGCGGAGGTGACGCGCGGCGGCGTGGATACGCGCGAACTGTCGTCGGCGACGATGATGAGCGCGCGCGTGCCGGGCCTGTATTTCGTCGGCGAGGCCGTCGACGTGACGGGCTGGCTGGGCGGCTACAACTTCCAGTGGGCATGGGCGTCGGGCGTCGCGGCGGGGCAGGCGGCGGCGGAATTCACGGGCGGCGCATAG
- the folE2 gene encoding GTP cyclohydrolase FolE2, whose protein sequence is MNQMNPAFVMPDVQSTLDTRQIPIQRVGVKAVRHPLTVRTPDGSVQPSVGTWNLDVHLPAEVKGTHMSRFVALLEENKAPLDSSVFRAMLASMLEKLEAPAGRIEVSFPYFVNKTAPVSGVQSLLDYEVTLMADARDGATRLFLKVLVPVTSLCPCSKKISQYGAHNQRSHVTINAELIDDVAVEDLIRIAEEEASCELWGLLKRPDEKFVTERAYENPKFVEDLVRDVAQRLNADQRIIAYVLEAENFESIHNHSAYAVVERDKRSV, encoded by the coding sequence ATGAACCAGATGAACCCTGCCTTCGTTATGCCCGACGTGCAAAGCACGCTCGACACTCGCCAGATTCCGATTCAGCGGGTCGGCGTGAAGGCGGTGCGTCATCCGTTGACGGTTCGCACGCCGGACGGCAGCGTGCAGCCGAGCGTCGGCACGTGGAATCTCGACGTTCATTTGCCCGCCGAAGTAAAGGGCACGCATATGTCGCGCTTCGTCGCGCTGCTCGAGGAGAACAAGGCGCCGCTGGATTCGTCGGTGTTCCGCGCGATGCTTGCGTCGATGCTGGAAAAGCTGGAAGCGCCTGCGGGCCGTATCGAAGTGTCGTTCCCGTATTTCGTCAACAAGACGGCGCCCGTGTCGGGCGTGCAGAGTCTGCTGGACTACGAAGTGACCTTGATGGCCGATGCGCGCGACGGCGCAACGCGGTTGTTTCTGAAGGTTCTGGTGCCTGTGACGAGCTTGTGCCCGTGCTCGAAGAAGATCTCGCAATATGGCGCGCACAACCAGCGTTCGCATGTGACGATCAATGCCGAGCTCATCGACGATGTGGCTGTCGAGGATCTGATTCGTATCGCTGAGGAAGAGGCTTCTTGTGAGCTGTGGGGCCTGCTCAAGCGGCCCGATGAGAAGTTCGTGACCGAGCGTGCGTATGAGAATCCGAAGTTCGTCGAGGACCTGGTGCGCGATGTCGCGCAGCGGTTGAATGCTGATCAGCGGATCATTGCCTATGTGCTCGAAGCTGAGAACTTCGAGTCGATTCATAATCACAGTGCTTATGCTGTGGTTGAGCGCGATAAGCGCTCGGTTTAA
- a CDS encoding polyprenyl synthetase family protein, whose translation MTFEQWMRSVLDRVESALEQYLPAESIEPAGLHEAMRYAVLGGGKRVRPLLCHAAGELTGAKAEGLDAASAALEMIHVYSLVHDDMPCMDDDDLRRGKPTVHVKYDEATALLVGDALQSQAFVALTSDVFSPAQQAALVRELALASGSIGMAGGQAIDLASVGHTLTRPQLETMHRLKTGALLRAAVRMGALTGQLDNGGPDAKALQALDAYSAAVGLAFQVVDDILDVTTDSATLGKTAGKDAKDGKPTYVSIIGLDASRTLAAQLRSDAHDALAPFGARAQRLAELADLVVNRVS comes from the coding sequence ATGACCTTCGAACAATGGATGCGCTCGGTGCTGGACCGGGTGGAGAGCGCACTCGAACAATACTTGCCGGCCGAATCGATCGAGCCTGCCGGGCTGCATGAAGCGATGCGTTACGCCGTGCTTGGCGGCGGCAAGCGGGTCCGCCCGTTGCTTTGTCATGCTGCAGGCGAACTGACGGGTGCGAAGGCCGAGGGCCTCGACGCGGCGTCGGCGGCGCTGGAGATGATCCACGTCTATTCGCTCGTGCACGACGACATGCCCTGCATGGACGACGACGATCTGCGCCGCGGCAAGCCCACGGTACACGTCAAATATGACGAAGCGACGGCGCTGCTGGTCGGCGACGCGCTGCAGTCGCAGGCCTTCGTTGCGCTGACATCGGATGTGTTCTCGCCGGCGCAGCAGGCCGCGCTGGTGCGCGAACTGGCGCTGGCGAGCGGCTCGATCGGCATGGCGGGCGGCCAGGCGATCGATCTGGCGAGCGTCGGCCATACGCTGACGCGCCCGCAGCTCGAAACGATGCACCGCCTGAAGACGGGCGCGCTGTTGCGCGCGGCCGTGCGCATGGGTGCGTTGACGGGCCAATTGGACAACGGCGGGCCGGATGCGAAGGCGCTGCAGGCGCTTGACGCCTATTCTGCTGCCGTGGGCCTCGCGTTTCAGGTCGTCGACGACATTCTCGACGTCACGACCGATTCCGCGACGCTTGGCAAAACGGCTGGAAAGGACGCGAAGGACGGCAAGCCGACCTACGTGTCGATTATCGGGCTCGACGCCTCGCGCACGCTGGCTGCGCAACTGCGCAGCGACGCGCACGACGCACTCGCACCCTTTGGCGCCCGCGCACAGCGGCTCGCCGAGCTGGCTGACCTCGTGGTGAACCGGGTCAGCTGA
- a CDS encoding exodeoxyribonuclease VII small subunit: MAKTAPTDTAGLSPTSAEGSDNTPLPESYEAALAELEGLVGRMEGGSLNLEESLSAYRRGAVLVAFCQQQLEKVEQQVRVLDGETLKPLPVNTAGTTAGDSGDDL, from the coding sequence ATGGCGAAGACGGCTCCCACCGATACGGCTGGTTTGTCCCCCACCAGCGCGGAAGGTTCCGACAATACCCCGCTGCCCGAAAGCTACGAGGCGGCGCTGGCGGAGCTGGAAGGGCTCGTCGGGCGCATGGAGGGCGGCAGCCTCAACCTGGAGGAGTCGCTGTCGGCTTACCGGCGAGGCGCCGTGCTCGTGGCGTTCTGCCAGCAACAGCTCGAGAAAGTGGAGCAGCAGGTGCGTGTCCTCGATGGCGAGACGCTCAAGCCGCTTCCCGTGAACACTGCAGGTACAACCGCTGGCGACAGCGGAGACGATCTATGA
- a CDS encoding GatB/YqeY domain-containing protein has protein sequence MSLKVRINDDMKAAMRARETERLGTIRLLLAAIKQREVDDRVELDDAGITAVVDKMIKQRKDSIAQFETAGRSDLVDKEKAELDVLSAYMPEQLSDAEIAAEVQAAVAQVGAAGPQDMGKVMGVLKPKLAGKADMTAVSAQVKAALSK, from the coding sequence ATGAGTCTCAAGGTCCGAATCAACGACGATATGAAAGCAGCGATGCGCGCGCGCGAAACCGAGCGGCTCGGCACGATCCGTCTGCTGCTCGCTGCCATCAAGCAGCGTGAAGTCGACGATCGCGTGGAACTGGACGATGCCGGTATCACGGCTGTCGTCGACAAGATGATCAAGCAGCGCAAGGATTCGATCGCCCAGTTCGAAACGGCTGGCCGCTCGGATCTCGTCGACAAGGAAAAGGCCGAACTCGACGTGCTGAGTGCCTACATGCCGGAGCAGCTCTCGGACGCGGAAATCGCCGCCGAAGTTCAGGCGGCCGTTGCGCAAGTCGGCGCCGCCGGCCCGCAGGACATGGGCAAAGTGATGGGCGTGCTCAAGCCGAAGCTCGCCGGAAAGGCCGACATGACGGCCGTGTCCGCGCAGGTCAAGGCCGCGCTGTCGAAATAA
- the rpsU gene encoding 30S ribosomal protein S21: protein MTTIRVKENEPFEVAMRRFKRTIEKNGLLTELRAREFYEKPTSERKRKRAAAVKRHFKRLRSQQLPKKFY, encoded by the coding sequence ATGACGACTATCCGCGTAAAAGAAAACGAGCCTTTTGAAGTCGCAATGCGCCGCTTCAAGCGCACGATAGAAAAGAACGGTCTGCTGACCGAACTCCGTGCACGCGAGTTTTACGAGAAGCCGACATCCGAGCGAAAACGAAAGAGGGCAGCGGCGGTAAAGCGCCATTTCAAGCGCCTGCGCAGTCAGCAACTGCCCAAGAAGTTTTACTGA
- a CDS encoding aromatic ring-hydroxylating oxygenase subunit alpha, protein MSNLSNALQLKAIHSQLPVTAYFDQALHQRELETLFKKGPRYVGHELMVPEAGNYFALPSESEGRVLVRNQQSQIELLSNVCRHRQAIMLNGRGQTENIVCPLHRWTYDLNGQLLGAPHFADNPCLNLGASQLQSWNGLLFESQGRDVAKDLTRLGTAKHFDFTDYMFDHFEVHECNYNWKTFIEVYLEDYHVVPFHPGLGSFVNCDDLKWEFGDWYSVQTVGVHNELARPGSPTYRKWHDEVLRYREGKMPEFGAIWMVYYPGIMIEWYPHVLVVSWLIPRGPQHTTNIVEFYYPEEIALFERDFVEAERAAYMETAREDDEIAERMDAGRRALLDRGESQVGPYQSPMEDGMQHFHEFLRRELGTI, encoded by the coding sequence ATGTCCAATCTGAGCAATGCATTGCAGCTGAAGGCTATCCACAGCCAGCTGCCAGTCACGGCTTACTTTGACCAGGCGCTTCACCAGCGCGAACTCGAAACCCTTTTCAAGAAAGGTCCTCGCTACGTCGGGCACGAACTCATGGTTCCCGAAGCGGGTAACTATTTCGCCTTGCCCAGCGAAAGCGAGGGGCGCGTGCTCGTTCGCAACCAGCAGTCGCAGATCGAACTGCTGTCGAACGTATGCCGTCACCGTCAGGCGATCATGCTGAACGGCCGCGGGCAGACGGAGAACATCGTCTGTCCTCTGCACCGCTGGACCTACGACCTGAACGGTCAGTTGCTCGGCGCGCCGCATTTCGCCGACAACCCTTGCCTGAATCTCGGCGCCTCGCAGTTGCAAAGCTGGAACGGCCTGCTGTTCGAATCGCAGGGACGCGACGTCGCGAAAGATCTGACGCGCCTCGGCACGGCGAAGCATTTCGACTTCACGGACTACATGTTCGATCACTTCGAAGTGCACGAGTGCAACTACAACTGGAAGACCTTTATCGAGGTCTATCTGGAGGACTATCACGTCGTACCGTTCCATCCGGGCCTCGGCAGCTTCGTCAATTGTGACGATCTGAAGTGGGAGTTCGGCGACTGGTACAGCGTGCAGACGGTTGGCGTGCACAACGAGCTCGCGCGTCCGGGCAGCCCGACGTATCGCAAATGGCACGACGAAGTGCTGCGTTACCGCGAAGGCAAGATGCCCGAGTTCGGCGCAATCTGGATGGTGTACTACCCCGGCATCATGATCGAGTGGTATCCGCACGTGCTCGTCGTGTCGTGGCTGATTCCGCGCGGCCCGCAGCACACCACGAACATCGTCGAGTTCTATTACCCTGAAGAAATCGCGCTGTTCGAGCGTGACTTCGTCGAGGCCGAGCGGGCCGCATACATGGAAACGGCGCGTGAAGACGACGAGATCGCCGAGCGCATGGACGCAGGCCGCCGCGCGCTGCTGGACCGTGGCGAATCGCAGGTCGGTCCGTACCAGAGCCCGATGGAAGACGGCATGCAGCACTTCCACGAGTTCCTGCGCCGCGAACTCGGCACGATCTGA
- the tsaD gene encoding tRNA (adenosine(37)-N6)-threonylcarbamoyltransferase complex transferase subunit TsaD, with protein sequence MLVLGIESSCDETGLALYDTERGLLAHALHSQIAMHREYGGVVPELASRDHIRRALPLLEEVLERSGAARGDIDAIAYTQGPGLAGALLVGASIANSLAMAWDKPTIGIHHLEGHLLSPLLVDAPPPFPFVALLVSGGHTQLMRVTDIGVYETLGETLDDAAGEAFDKTAKLLGLGYPGGPEVSRMAEFGTPGAVVLPRPMLHSGDLDFSFSGLKTAVLTQMKKLGSNVCEQAKADLARGFVDAAVEVLVAKSLAALKKTKLKRLVVAGGVGANRQLREALSSAAKKRGFDVHYPDLSLCTDNGAMIALAGALRLQRWPAQAVSDYAFTVKPRWDLASLSV encoded by the coding sequence ATGCTCGTTCTCGGCATAGAAAGCTCCTGCGATGAAACTGGCCTCGCGCTCTACGACACGGAGCGCGGGCTGCTTGCACACGCGCTGCATTCGCAGATCGCGATGCATCGCGAGTACGGCGGCGTCGTGCCGGAACTGGCGTCTCGCGACCATATCCGGCGCGCGCTGCCACTGCTCGAGGAAGTGCTGGAGCGCTCGGGCGCGGCGCGCGGCGACATCGACGCGATCGCCTACACGCAAGGGCCGGGGCTCGCAGGCGCGCTGCTGGTGGGCGCGAGCATCGCCAATTCGCTGGCGATGGCGTGGGACAAGCCGACCATCGGGATTCATCACCTGGAAGGGCATTTGCTGTCGCCGCTGCTGGTCGACGCGCCGCCGCCGTTTCCGTTCGTCGCGCTGCTCGTATCGGGTGGCCACACGCAGTTGATGCGCGTGACGGATATCGGCGTCTACGAGACGCTCGGCGAAACGCTCGACGACGCCGCGGGCGAAGCGTTCGACAAGACCGCGAAGCTGCTTGGGCTAGGCTATCCGGGTGGGCCGGAAGTCTCGCGGATGGCGGAATTCGGCACGCCGGGCGCGGTCGTGCTGCCGCGTCCGATGCTGCATTCCGGCGACCTCGATTTCAGCTTCAGCGGGCTCAAGACGGCTGTGCTGACGCAGATGAAGAAGTTGGGCAGCAATGTCTGCGAGCAGGCCAAGGCCGATCTTGCGCGGGGTTTCGTCGATGCGGCCGTCGAGGTATTGGTGGCCAAGTCGTTGGCAGCTTTGAAGAAGACGAAGCTCAAGCGGCTCGTGGTGGCGGGCGGGGTCGGCGCGAACCGCCAGTTGCGCGAGGCTTTATCTTCTGCCGCGAAGAAGCGCGGGTTCGATGTCCATTATCCGGATTTGTCGCTGTGTACTGATAATGGCGCGATGATTGCTCTCGCCGGAGCGCTGAGGTTGCAGCGGTGGCCTGCGCAGGCTGTTAGTGACTATGCTTTTACCGTTAAGCCTCGATGGGATTTGGCGTCACTTTCTGTGTGA
- the dnaG gene encoding DNA primase, which produces MIPHSFLQDLLNRVDIVDVVGKYVQLKKGGANFMGLCPFHNEKSPSFTVSPTKQFYHCFGCGAHGTAIGFLMEHAGLSFPEAVNDLAQSVGLTVPQEPSPMRGGGSGSSGGEGYAPAVSKAVTTALSDVMQTASDFYKAQLRGAPNAIQYLKKRGLTGEIAKRFGLGYAPDGWQNLEAAFPNYRDDALVESGLVIVSEKSDAQGQNRRYDRFRERVMFPIRNVKGQVIGFGGRVLDGGEPKYLNSPETPLFNKGSELYGLFEARLAIREQKYVLVVEGYMDVVALAQLGFENAVATLGTACTPIHVQKLMRQTDTVVFSFDGDSAGRRAARRALDACLPHAADNRTIRFLFLPAEHDPDSYVREFGTEAFAEQVRRAMPLSQFLLNEVLAGKELDQPEGRARALFDAKPLLQMLPANALRAQIMHMFADRLDVPFEEVAALCEVDARIAAVARSAPARKDRRSVTGLEQRALRNLVMHPRIVAVLDEDEEKALLAVTRHGELFEEVTTHARGLGDTAEFQLLSDLLRNGANAPTFEEIFREILDYDENVRDLLLKNPEDAAVVEERREHERLAGEELKAAILKMRYDAYSERLTELSRQSSLTPEELKEYQELDRTRADIKRQRGQ; this is translated from the coding sequence GTGATTCCGCATTCCTTCCTGCAAGACCTGCTGAACCGCGTCGATATCGTCGACGTGGTCGGCAAGTACGTGCAGCTGAAAAAGGGCGGCGCGAACTTCATGGGACTCTGCCCGTTTCACAACGAAAAGAGCCCTTCGTTCACCGTTAGTCCGACTAAGCAGTTCTATCATTGTTTCGGCTGTGGCGCGCATGGCACGGCTATCGGCTTTCTGATGGAGCACGCCGGGCTGTCGTTCCCCGAAGCCGTCAACGACCTGGCGCAATCCGTTGGTCTGACCGTGCCCCAGGAGCCTTCGCCGATGCGCGGCGGCGGTTCGGGCAGTTCAGGCGGCGAAGGCTATGCGCCCGCCGTATCGAAAGCCGTCACGACGGCGCTGTCCGACGTCATGCAGACGGCCAGCGATTTCTACAAGGCGCAGTTGCGCGGCGCGCCGAACGCGATCCAGTACCTGAAAAAGCGCGGCCTCACGGGCGAAATCGCGAAACGCTTCGGGCTCGGTTATGCGCCCGATGGCTGGCAGAACCTCGAAGCCGCATTCCCCAACTATCGGGACGATGCGCTAGTCGAGTCGGGTCTCGTGATCGTCAGTGAGAAGTCCGACGCTCAGGGTCAGAACCGCCGCTACGACCGCTTCCGCGAGCGCGTCATGTTCCCGATCCGCAACGTGAAAGGCCAGGTGATCGGCTTTGGCGGGCGCGTGCTGGACGGCGGCGAACCCAAGTATTTGAATTCGCCCGAAACGCCTTTATTTAACAAAGGCAGCGAACTGTACGGCCTGTTCGAGGCGCGGCTCGCGATCCGCGAGCAGAAGTACGTGCTGGTCGTAGAAGGGTATATGGACGTGGTGGCGCTCGCGCAGCTGGGCTTCGAGAACGCGGTTGCGACGCTCGGCACCGCCTGCACGCCGATTCATGTGCAGAAACTGATGCGGCAGACGGACACCGTGGTGTTCAGCTTCGACGGCGACTCGGCGGGGCGGCGCGCGGCGCGCCGTGCACTCGACGCCTGCCTGCCGCATGCCGCCGACAACCGCACCATCCGCTTCCTGTTCCTGCCGGCCGAGCACGATCCCGACAGCTATGTCCGCGAATTCGGTACGGAAGCGTTTGCGGAACAGGTGCGCCGCGCAATGCCGCTGTCGCAGTTCCTGCTTAACGAAGTGCTCGCGGGCAAGGAACTTGACCAGCCGGAAGGCCGCGCCCGCGCGCTGTTCGACGCGAAGCCGCTGCTGCAGATGCTGCCCGCCAACGCGTTGCGCGCGCAGATCATGCATATGTTCGCGGACCGGCTCGACGTGCCGTTCGAGGAAGTCGCCGCGCTATGCGAAGTCGACGCGCGAATCGCGGCCGTAGCACGCAGCGCGCCTGCCCGCAAAGACCGGCGCAGCGTAACGGGTCTCGAGCAGCGGGCACTGCGCAATCTGGTCATGCATCCGCGCATCGTAGCGGTGCTGGACGAAGACGAAGAGAAGGCGCTGCTGGCCGTCACGCGGCATGGCGAACTGTTCGAGGAAGTGACGACGCATGCCCGCGGGCTGGGCGACACGGCCGAATTCCAGTTGCTGTCGGACCTGTTGCGAAACGGGGCTAATGCCCCCACGTTCGAGGAAATCTTCCGGGAAATTCTGGACTATGATGAAAACGTCCGGGATCTGCTGTTGAAGAATCCCGAAGACGCCGCAGTTGTTGAAGAGCGCCGTGAACACGAGCGCCTCGCCGGGGAAGAGTTGAAAGCGGCCATTCTGAAGATGCGCTATGACGCATATAGCGAACGGCTGACCGAACTCTCGCGCCAGTCGAGCCTTACCCCGGAGGAGTTGAAGGAGTATCAGGAACTGGACAGGACACGCGCCGACATCAAGCGTCAGCGCGGGCAGTGA
- the dxs gene encoding 1-deoxy-D-xylulose-5-phosphate synthase encodes MYDLLKTIDDPADLRRLDRRQLQPLADELRAFVLDSVSQTGGHLSSNLGTVELTIALHYVFDTPRDRIVWDVGHQTYPHKILTGRRDQMSTLRQLGGISGFPKRDESPYDTFGTAHSSTSISAALGMAIGSKLRGEDRFAIAVIGDGAMTAGMAFEAMNNAGVEDDVPLLVILNDNDMSISPPVGALNRHLARLMSGRFYAAARAGVERVLRHAPPVLDLARKLEEHAKGMIVPATLFEEFGFNYIGPIDGHDLDSLIPTLQNIKELRGPQFLHVVTKKGQGYKLAEADPVLYHGPGKFNPAEGIKPSTTPAKKTYTQVFGEWLCDAAELDSRVVGITPAMREGSGMVEFEKRFPDRYYDVGIAEQHAVTFAGGLATEGMKPVVAIYSTFLQRGYDQLIHDVALQNLPVVFAIDRAGLVGADGATHAGAYDLAFMRCIPNMTVMAASDENECRQMLYTALQQPNPTAVRYPRGAGTGVATVKQMAALPLGKGEVRRQSTQPAGKRIAILAFGTMVAPSLAAAEQLDATVANMRFVKPVDADLVRELAETHDAIVTVEEGCVMGGAGSACVEAMMESGVIRPVLQLGLPDRFIDHGDPAKLLASCGLDAAGIAKSIRERFVEHASGKSVKRVA; translated from the coding sequence ATGTACGACTTGCTGAAAACCATTGACGACCCCGCGGACCTGCGCCGCCTCGATCGCCGCCAGTTGCAACCGCTTGCAGACGAGTTGCGTGCCTTCGTGCTCGACAGCGTGTCGCAGACGGGCGGCCACCTGTCGTCCAACCTCGGCACGGTCGAACTGACGATCGCGCTGCACTACGTGTTCGACACGCCGCGCGACCGCATCGTCTGGGACGTGGGTCACCAGACCTATCCTCACAAGATTCTGACGGGACGCCGCGACCAGATGTCGACGCTGCGCCAGCTCGGCGGCATTTCGGGCTTTCCGAAGCGCGACGAGTCGCCGTACGACACGTTCGGCACCGCGCATTCGAGCACGTCGATTTCGGCGGCGCTGGGCATGGCGATCGGCAGCAAGCTGCGCGGCGAAGACCGCTTCGCGATCGCCGTGATCGGCGACGGCGCGATGACGGCGGGCATGGCCTTCGAGGCGATGAACAACGCCGGCGTCGAAGACGACGTGCCGCTGCTCGTCATCCTCAACGACAACGACATGTCGATCTCGCCGCCCGTGGGCGCGCTGAATCGCCACCTCGCGCGCCTGATGTCGGGCCGCTTTTACGCGGCGGCGCGCGCCGGTGTCGAACGCGTGCTGCGTCATGCGCCGCCCGTGCTCGACCTCGCGCGCAAGCTGGAAGAGCACGCGAAGGGCATGATCGTGCCGGCTACGCTGTTCGAAGAGTTCGGCTTCAACTACATCGGACCGATCGACGGTCACGATCTCGACTCGCTGATCCCGACGCTGCAGAACATCAAGGAACTGCGCGGTCCGCAATTCCTGCACGTCGTGACGAAGAAGGGCCAGGGCTACAAGCTGGCCGAGGCCGATCCCGTGCTGTATCACGGCCCGGGCAAGTTCAATCCCGCCGAAGGCATCAAGCCGTCGACGACGCCGGCCAAGAAGACCTACACGCAAGTGTTCGGTGAATGGCTGTGCGATGCGGCCGAGCTGGACTCGCGCGTGGTCGGCATCACGCCCGCGATGCGCGAAGGCTCGGGCATGGTCGAGTTCGAGAAGCGCTTCCCGGATCGCTATTACGACGTCGGCATCGCCGAGCAGCACGCGGTGACGTTCGCGGGCGGCCTCGCGACGGAAGGCATGAAGCCCGTCGTCGCGATCTACTCGACGTTCCTGCAACGCGGGTATGACCAGCTGATTCATGACGTAGCGCTTCAGAACCTGCCCGTTGTGTTCGCAATCGATCGTGCAGGCCTCGTCGGCGCGGACGGTGCGACGCACGCAGGCGCCTACGATCTCGCGTTTATGCGCTGCATTCCGAACATGACGGTCATGGCCGCGTCGGACGAAAACGAATGCCGCCAGATGCTGTACACGGCGCTGCAGCAGCCGAATCCGACGGCCGTGCGCTATCCGCGCGGCGCGGGCACGGGCGTCGCGACCGTCAAGCAGATGGCCGCGCTGCCGCTCGGCAAGGGCGAAGTGCGCCGGCAGTCGACGCAACCGGCCGGTAAGCGCATCGCGATTCTCGCGTTCGGCACGATGGTCGCGCCGTCGCTCGCGGCTGCGGAGCAACTGGATGCAACCGTCGCCAACATGCGTTTCGTGAAGCCGGTCGACGCCGATCTGGTGCGCGAACTGGCCGAAACGCACGACGCGATTGTCACGGTCGAAGAGGGCTGCGTGATGGGCGGCGCGGGCTCGGCGTGCGTGGAAGCCATGATGGAGAGTGGGGTTATCCGACCCGTACTACAATTGGGCCTTCCCGATCGCTTCATCGATCACGGAGATCCCGCCAAGCTGCTCGCGTCGTGCGGTCTGGACGCTGCGGGCATCGCGAAGTCCATTCGTGAGCGATTTGTGGAGCACGCAAGCGGCAAGTCGGTGAAACGCGTCGCTTAA